A stretch of DNA from Lotus japonicus ecotype B-129 chromosome 4, LjGifu_v1.2:
TGACTTAATGATGAACGGAGCCTTCTTTGTTGAGTCTGGAAGTAAGGTCGCAAACATCAAAACAGACATTGTTGCAAAGCCTGGGACCTTTGCAGCAAGCCTAACTCGCTTTGCAGGTGCTCTAAAATGTGTAGTAAATAAGCCATGCTGACAAACACAGCTCTCTGGATGCTGGAACAGAGGCTGATCCAGGTTGTAGCACTAGTACTAGTAATAGACCCGAAGCTGTGCTTCCGAGGtgtttctcatttttctttaaCTCTTGTTTGAACATCATGTACAAAAGATTAGAGGAACTAAAATATAGGAAGTAAATGCATGCAAATTCTATGGAGGCACAGGTACAGCTATCAATCCCATTGTACATTCGTATCTATGAATTCAACAGCACATGAGTGTTCATCTTTGAAGTTCCATTTTAAGGAGGGATGGCAACAAGAGTCTATTTCCATTTCTGacgaaaaaaatattcaatgtCTACAAAGGGTTAGAAAACACATCCCCCTCATATCAACCTTTTTGCTAAAATTTTACATCATTTTACAAAAGTTGAGGCTGGGGATAGCATGTTGCTTTTCCAGCTAACCAAACGATTcaactttcttcttttcttaaaCTAGTCCAATACATGGAAGGTATATAAATTCAACATAGCTGTATGAATCACAAGTAAGCCAAAATTCCGAATCAATCATCCTCCACATTAAGACCACCAATCCGGTGCCGTCTCCTGTCAAAAACAGCTTTGAAAGATTCACGTTCAGCCCGGATTCGATCTTGAAATGTGTTGTTCTTCTTTGGCTCTGCACTATTACGGGTTGAACTATCCTCTTGTGGTAATGGATTTGTGTTCTGTACATAAATACGGAATAAAATGGTCTAAAATATCTTTACCATGGAAACAAACAAGATTTTCATCCTTGTTTAAGAAAATAGTAGAGTAAAAAGAATTGCTTAAGAGTCAAACAACGGATAAACTTCTTAAaaaagataggaagaaaatgtaCAAATATCAACCAAATGTCTGGCTCAGATAGATTATCAGaaataacaaaaagaaaaagacaacTAAATAACAGTAAATGATGCTTCTGAAATTTAAGAAATAGGAAGTCAAACAACTAACCAGGTTGTATCCAGCACCAGGTCCAATCACTAAAGACAAAGCATTTACCTTCCTGGCAGAGCCAATTGAAAACCCTGTATTGCCAGCCTGAAAAGATAATTGCAAAGAAAGGGGGCGGGGATGCTGAGATTAAGCAACTGCCTATAATGAAAGAAATCAAATCACTTGTCCCCTTTTTTGTCCATAGTCTTGTCCCTCTGAACTAAAAGAGAGAATATTATACTAATTAAAGGGGGAAATTTTAAGGGATGCATTATTTTTCAATAGGAGGGACAAAGAAGGGGACAGATGATTTCAGTTCATAACGAAACCCACAAAAGCAGGTTGTACCCCTGTTTCTATTGTAGCTGGGTTTCAATACAATACCAAACTTAATAATTAAAGGACACTCTTTGATTATTTATAACGGTTTGACTAATTTCCCTTTCTATATTGCAGTGTCCGACATGCCTAAAAGAAGCAAAGATTAAAAAATGCAATCAACGAGATGAGAGCAGAGTAGAAAAAGGATAGTAAAAATGCATCTAGAAAAACAAatatgtacatatatatatatattagaatcTGAAAAATTAAGAACCAATTAGCTAATGACACACATGGTACTGAACACCGTCTGTACTATTGTATACTTGATGTCTCAGTTCAATCCCTGCACCACCCCCTCCCAAGAATTTGTATTGTAACCTAAAAAGAATTTAAACGAGAACGCAAATTTTTGCTACCAAAGTATTAAGGTTGTGACAGACTTTAAATGTTACTTTGTAAGCTTTCAGACAACATCATTAAATACACGTCATACCTGGTCACCCCAATGTACAGATTTTTGTTCCTTGCCATATTGATGAATTAACCCAGAAAGAGCATTAATATTGCCCTTCATACCTTCAGTGTGAACAATGTCATCTTCAGCAAAATCTTCTGACCATTTGCTTTTACCCAATTCTCTGACTTCCATTACATGTTCCTCTTCAGCACTCCATCTTTTTCCATCCTTTACAGGACCTAAAATTCAAAGAGCTAATCACATAAACATGAAAGACACGAAAgtaacacaaacatacaaacttCATTAAATTATAATTCAAAGATGATACTGTATACGCACAGGATATACTAAGTGATACTGGCTTTATATCAAAAGTTGAAAATGGCTGCATTTTTACTGACAACATACAAATTGAGAAGCCGAATACCAATGATAGGAGGTAAGGGTTGATACTTGACAACATTATAATTTTACACATTAAAAAGAAAGGGCACAACCCAAAACTGAGGAAACAAAAAACAAGAAGCTGCAACAAGATAGACAACTATGTTACAGTTGGGTATCAGTGATAACTGATAAGATGCGCCCAGGAAATACGATACCAAATCATTAGCACCATAGATAAACATAGCCATACAAACATTAATGGGTTAAAGCACACTACCTGCATCATCCCTGACTGGAGGGTTAACAACTGTCTCAGCTTCTCTTCCTTGCACTGCAGGTAAAGCCTCACCAAGATCATCTTCCATATCCATGTCAACCTGCAATATATGTCATATGAAACCAGTCAGTCCAGGCAGTGCTATATTATTGTCCTACTAGGGAAGGTTTCTTCTTGACAAGTCCAAGGTGAAATCTTTAAAATCCCTTCAAAATCTACTATTATGCTAAAAATGTAGCACTAAATGGGATAAATAAAAATGACATGTTCAGACCCATAAGCTTCACAGAGCTCATTACCCTTTAATGTATGCTGTGCAAAGCTAGATGATATGCCATAACTCATTTACTTTACATTACTCGGCAGTTACTTTGCTTTAGAAAAAACCATAGTATTATGTTTATCGCTTCTGTTTAGTGTTCTGATCAAGGCAGCTACAAACAAAAGGTCAAAGGGAAAATATATCTAAAAGTTACAATTACCTCCAGTATCTTGCTTTGCTTTAGATCATCTCCATGAAATAATGACTGTCAAGTGAGTAAAAGAAACACAATGAGGTTAAGAAACCATTACTGTTCAAGTTACACTATTTTCAGTTATAGCCTAAAAATGCCAAAACATTTTCATACAAATAATACCAAATTTACAGCAAACCTTCATATCAAGCTGCATATACAATGATGGAGCGTCTTCCCATTGCCCAGCCATCTTTTCTATGTCTTCCTGTGTAAATCCATGGACATTCCTCGCAGCACAACCCTaaatagagaaaaatataaaatccacattatagttaaaaaaattgCTCAGATAAGAGGACCCACTCAGTCATTAATCGGCACGAAAACAAGCAAACACTTGAAACCAAAGAGTTAATCCCATATTTTGAAAGGAAAACAGTAAAAAAACATGGAGAAGTTCTCTCATCATGcaatgaaatattttaaattgcCAATTAAgaagttatttttacttttgcaagaaacaataataataatcagATGGTAGTAAGactaatagaaagaaaaaatgataCACAATGTTTCTTAGCAAAGGACAAAAAAACACACCGCAGGGTCCTTGTAAGTAGCTTCTAGAATGTAAACTTCATACCCCGATCTCTGAAAGGAAGAGGAATATCCATGAGCAAGGAAACATATTGAACAAACAAATTTCATTTGCTTGCTCTCTAATTCAAATATCTATTTAGgacatgaaataaatatccaTCATCGTAACAGTACAGAGGCCACTGGCATATGCATgcacttcaaagttcaaacaaaaTCAGCATAAAATTCAGTTACAGAAGGGGGGGAACTTCAGTAGGAGGCAGCTCATTTTATATAAAGCAAATGGTACAGGAAGTAACCTCCCCATCTAAAGAAAACACTTCGATATCCATTCTTTAACTTCCTTGTGCAATAATATGGGTTATACAAAGTCCCAAGTTACACAAGACAAACAACTAGTAGGGCGTAAGAAAATAATGAGGATTTTCAGTGGTTAAGCTTAGTTATTCAAAATTATTTACGCTAAATGTTGTATAACCTCTTACCCTCTGTTTGCTACTACCCCCTATAGAATCGTCATAAGAAACTTTATATGTAAGTTTAACAAAACTAGATAAACCGTCGGCGCATTAAACATATGTCTACAGAGGGCTAATGGAGAGTTTTACAAAGATATTGTTAGTTGTCTTGAGCACACATGGCAGAAGTTGTGAGAAAGAAAGAATTCAGGGCATACCTTTGCAGTTgcccaaaattgagcaaaatcaGCTACCCGCAGATTGCGGTCATCCACTAAGGCGAGGCACAAATACCACCAAGAAAAGGGTCAATTGTCGAATAAAACTGCATTTGTAGTTAGTGAACACATAGGCAGTGCATGGGCACTGCATCACTCACCACTTAATCTAAAAGGAAACTACGTGATTGAACTTAATATATTCTATAACAGCCAGCATAGATCCCTCAACCACTTCCTATGACTTCTATGCTTAAGTTGTTATAATTCACCTAAGAAAACttttttttactttggttttctgaATAAACTAGGACTTCAGGTAATTTCACATAAACACTTCAACCAAAGGAGATAATGTCTACAGGTCAGTACTCCGTACAATTATATAAGAAGAAATCCACAGACAATGTCACAATAATGAGTATGTAGCTCAGAACAAAACGCAAGATTTTCCATCCAGAGCAAACTGAGACCTCAATTTATGTTAATACCCTAAATAGTAGAAATGTTATGTTTTAAGAAGAATTTAGCTATCATATCTAGAAGATGCATACCAATAACAAAGGTAAAATCTCCTTCCTCAACTGTTTTCTTGAATGCTTTCAACATGCTTGACCGATAAGCCTGCCAAAACGGGAGTATGAAAAGAAGAGCATAAGCAGTTCTGGTAGTTAAGTGCATATAATAGTATTTGCAGAGAACTTGAAGCAAACATGTATTACAAACAAGAGGACATATTAGAGCACAGAAAATCTGAATTACACAGTTTTTCTGAGGCACAAACATTTATAGATGACAAATATccaaaataaagaaagaaatttcCTGCATGGCTGCAACCAGGCTTTAATGACCTAATTTTCAATTTACAACCATATAACATAATTCAGCTCCTAAGTCACAAACACTCTGAATTACAACTATTAGGTTCCCCTTGCCAGCTCCCATATGCCCCATTTTTtacaaattcatgatttttcagaatgaattTTGAAATGCATATAAATGAAAATCGGTGGACATACAAAAGCCTCAAACCCAAATCGACTGTGTTAAGATGATGCTCTTCCTCACTCAAacatttttaacaaaataagTTCTAAGATAAGCAATAAACATGGACAATTCAGTCCTATAGTGTCCACACTCTAGCTCTTTCCCCAACTCAGTCCAAAGCAGAGGAAATTTGCAGGGACACAAATCCAGTACTAGAAAGTACAAACCTAAACAAATGACAGCAAGCATCTGAAATCTTgatgaaataaaaaacatatatacttttcaaaaaaagagcACAGCTCAATATATGTAACAGTTACCTCCTCCATTTCAGGTTCATAACAATACTCCATGACCTTTTTCTTTACAGCCTTCTTGTTTCTGCCTGAACTTGAAGACTTCGATGCATCATTATCCTCCACCTTTTCAATAGAACATACAACTATTAATACAGCATCCACCAGAACATACATAACAATTCTAAGAATGTTTAGTCAAAACCAAAAAAGCAAGAATGTATGCTCATGAACCTTTTCCACCTCAGTCATAAAATAATCATCCATAGAATGAATACGTGGAGCATCACCACCATTTTCAATCTCAAGATCACGCAACATCTTTGCCAAGTAACTCTTACCACTACCTGAAAAGGACACAAACATGCAGCAGCCAGCAGGTAAACAAACCACATGCAAAATGGCCATGAAATGGCTGTCTCTGGTGAAAACAAAATAACCATAAAAGTCTTCTCATGAATTTTTCCTTCCACTCTATTCCAATTCCCTTTATATACGCAGAAAAACTACCTAAGCCCTTGTAAACCGGCATCAAACAGGGTCAACTTACATGAGATCAACAATTCACAAATGTAACAGATTTTCAACAACCCTCAACCACCAATCGCAAATAGCAAATAATATACAATCAATGAAACAGCAACACAAAGCACACCTGGAAGACCTCGAAGTATGATCACAAAATGATCAGGACGAGAAGCTCTATGCGGATGCCGAAACAAGTGGGAGGCATCAACAAACTTAGGCTTCTCAGCAGTCAACTGATTTCGCAAAAAAGATTGGGCATCTCCCAAGTACTGCTTTGAGGGTTCCtgcaaaaaaagaaacaaacactTAAAAACAAACAAAGCACAATCAAAGACTCCAGAGTACAAATCCAACAGCAATATCAGATCATATAAGGCTGGGGTTCTGGAACTCACATGAACAGGAAAAAGAGAAGGTGGCTGCTTGGGTGGAGAAAAGTATGCTTTCATGGGTGGATCCATTGGAAGTGGAGGCGGTGGCGAAGAAGGAAGAGGAGGCTGGCCCCTGAAGAATCTTGAACCTTCCATTTGACCCATGTTCTCAGAAAAACTGCCACTGCTTCCAGGAGGGTAAGGATAGTGATAGTGCCCATTCAGCTTCTGATTTGGAGGAAAATTAGCCTCGTGCGCATGCAGTGATTCATTGATAGAGGGACGAAAATCGTGGGGTTGTGCGTGTTCATGGTAATAAGGTCCttgttgatgaggatgatgaattCCACGCAATGGGTAGTGAAGATGAGAATCGGAATGAAACCCGTTTTGATTAGGTTGTTGttgctggtggtggtggtgcggcaAGGGTGGTGTAACGTAACCGTGGTGGTGTGGAGGTTGCGGAGGGTTGAGACCGTGATCGCGAATCAGCTTCAATCTCCGCTCGTCTTCGGAGAAAGGTTCGTCGATGATTCTGGGTCGCTTGAAGTTTCTATCGGCGTCGGCGAGGTGATAATTGGGGTGGTGCGGCGGCCAGCAAGGGTGAGAGGTGAACGGTGGGGGAGGGCAAAAGGGGAAGTGTGAGATTGAGCAGGTAGGACACACATTGGGTTGGAATTGAATTGGTCTGGGATTGGGACGCCATTGATGATCCATTGTGGAGGTTCACCGATCAATAGTGACACTGTTACGAAGAACCCTAGCAGTTGAATGTGGTTGATTTTGGAATCAGAATTCACGGAGGGAGAGCGCGTTCTTTGCCTGTCAAGCATCTCACAACCGGTTTGACTTATCTCGCACTAAGGATAGAAATAAAACTCATCAtgagttttttactttttttcattTGCAATAGTTGGAAATTAAACCTCAACCACTTGTTTAAGGAATGAAATACTGGATTAATGTGTCAACTCACTTAATTCTCGGCTAATATATGATATTAGGGTTGTTCAAAACATTTCAACCCGCACCGAACCTGAGCAAACTGACAATTTTTTTAAGTGAATGAGTTGGGTCAAGTGCATGAAATGGTATCACATGGTTTGGTGCGGTCAGTTTCGGTTTGGGATAGTGAtattagtcttttttttttcaagcccAATTCTTACGAGTATAAAGAAGTGAGGGAGCGAGAGAGCATTTACGAGGGTAGTAACCCTAGCTTCACTTCACTCAGCCTTATCATTCGTTCACTTCACTTGAACTGAAATAAACCTTAACTTTTATGTCGCATCTTCTTTCCTTCTCTTCCCTATCTTGAGAGGGGTGCATCTGATACTCTTTGTGTCATCATTCCTCGGTTATCAGCATCGATCTGTCTCACATATCACTCTCTTGTTTTGCCTCTGATATTCTTTGTCATATATCCATCCTTCGCCTCCGCGTTGTATTGGCTTCATCCCTCAATACGACGAGTGTTTGGTATGGCCTGTCACAATATACCATTTCTTGTTGttttccatcaatccattgttTGTTACCATGTGTTGGAAGCTTCACTGCCATGGTGTAAAGCTCTTAGATGTAAGTGCGCTATTAGCCCCTATTTGAGATGAAAGTACGCTGGAAGCTTTAGAAAGTGCTCTCTAGCATCAATCTAGAATGTTTGAATATGATGGAAGGGGAAATAAAAAAGAGCTTTAGAAATGGCTACAAGAGGCCTAATCGCATCGTTAAAATAATAATCCTACTTGACTTAAGATGTTAGACACTATAAATGTGTTGTAATATCAGAatttgtattaatatttttgttagtTGTCATCATTAGCTATGAATCCCAAAATCTAAAGAGTAAGAAGGAGCAAGTATTAAGATGCAAGTTTACATTAGCATAATTTGTTACGAACTTATGCGCTTAAATATAATTCAACTCATCAACGTCATATGTAATTTCATAATGTGACAACTAACATCAACttttaaatattagaatttcaCACTAAAAAGTTTGTATTTAGAGTGGTGGTTAAAGTCTCGgttcttttaataaaaaaatgtcaaTTCTTAATGTTAATTATTGCCACTAATGCTTTGTGGGGATGCATAATTTTCTCACCAATCCCACTATTTCACAAGACATGATGATGCACCATTTAGGCACACcacctttatatttttttgatatTTCGGAAGATAAATTGCACAATTTAAGGATTGGACCCTGAACTCCCTCAGCCAACCTGTATATCCCATAACTCTTATCACttaagctatcattcggggGACACACCACCTTTATATAATAACACTTCATAAATgtaataaaacaataaaacaataaacaataaaaaataaacccAAGATAGGAACATTTCTGTTTTTCATTAGCTATTGAGCATGGCCCACATAGATGAACCACCTAGATTAGCATGAGCATGGGCCACCAACAGCTAACATGTACTCCTAGGCGTaccatttatttaaaaaaactacTTTTCTGCTTTAATTTGTTTGGTTTATAAGTGAAAGTGATAGGAAAATAAATTAGTAGAGAGAAGGAGACTAGAATGGAATATATTTCATAGGTTGttataataaaaatagaagagaaattctttttgttttaaaagACAATTTTACCCAACTACATACAACTAGCAGGAAAAACACTTTTGGACCCAACTAAGGGCAATAACGAAAAAATCTAAAGCATGCACCCCACCCTATTTCTTCTCCATCTGGGCTGGGGAGACCTAAAATATATCTTTGCACCTAGAGGGTTCAATACAACCCATATGACTTCTCAATTTAtgtatatttataatatttcttagttttaaaaaaaaatacaatatttCTCCATTTGACAATGATACTAGTTCTCATCACAAAACGAAAATATAAAATCAACTTTCCCACTATATTGTTAAGTTTTTTAGTGTCTCATCCATTCATAATCTTACTTTCTTAGTACTTCTATAAATAAAGTGATAAATTGTTAACAATTTCtaatcttaattgtgcaaagtGACTAGTGAAGTAGTGAGCAACCGTCCAGTTTGTAATGTAAGTTTTGTAATGTAAGTTTCTAAACTTACATTACTTTAGTTAAGACTCAGATTTTTTGTTTGAAACGAGTTAAGACTTAAGATTAATCGAAACTCaactattttaaaattattttaaaatctaaaaatgCCACGGATCACATCAAATACATTAGTCAGAGAAAAGCCTAATAGAAAAATCTAAAAATGTAAGTCTCTGttatttaactacatttctAATCTCTATACCTCAACTCCTTTCATAACTAAGATTAATCAAGTTGATGGAGGAATTTCCCAATGTTCTGGCACAGGTCCAATATCGTAGATAATTTCTCTGTGACAAGACCACACTAGTTTTATGGCTTCTGGTGTTCCAATTCCTGCACCCCTAGGGTCACCCGCAGGTCCAAACCTACAATAAcattattttcaatatattgAAACATCAATTTTTTATAACCTACAAGAAAATCAGGTTAACAAAATCCACTGACCAGTGATTCTGTGGAGCTCCAGTTGTTCTTGCTCTTAGACCAGCATAAGTAGTACCATTGACTGATTTGCCAATTACTTCCTGTAAATGTTTAGCAGCAAATAATCAGATACACAATGCagcatatatataataaaacacAGTTatgaaaaaattacaaaagataATTCACTCATTTATGTGGTTTACAAGCAAGTAGCATGTTGGATATATGAGAAATCGTGGGACATTTCAACTTCAGAGGAGTTAAACTATTATTTACCACAAAAATCTTGCAAGCAATTGATTTTATATGTAGAATATACTTTTACACATTATCCTAAACAACTATAACGTGGTTTCATGAATGAAATATAAAATCAACAGAGTATTTAGTTTCTGATTTGATATAAACATTGAGACCTGGTTAAGAATTGATAACTGCATCATACTACATACATCCATAGCAAGAAAATTTTGAATCATAAAAATCTTGCCTGTAAAAATAAAGGATCATTAGAAACTACAGCAGCAGTTAAATGGGCATGCATTTTCTCCAAAGCATCCAACACAATTGATAGTTGACTGCTTTTGTAGTCAGTAACAATCTgcaaagataaataaaaattatttatctccCCATAAGAGCAGACTGATATTATGAAGGCATAGGAGAATTCAGAAGTCTATTTTCATGCTCCAAGTCTCCTTTTTCATTACCTGAAAAGGTCCGAATATTTCTTTTGTAACTAGCTCATAATTCTTATCCTTCACAATTTCCTCAAGAGGAACATAAACAGCAGTTGGTTTAATAGCACCATAAATTGATGGAATTGAATGGTCCTCCAAAGGTCGACCACCGAAGAGAAGCTTTGACCCTGGTATCTCAAGTAATTTATTCACGTGTTCTAGCATTGTCTCTGTTGTAACCTGCAACatatgagaaaagaaaaattaagaatttcAAGCCTGGCATTTCATGAAAGAAAGTAGACAATTGTAATTGTTCTGCCAGCAATGAATTGGCAAATTAGCtactaaataaaatatt
This window harbors:
- the LOC130711716 gene encoding uncharacterized protein LOC130711716 isoform X1, which translates into the protein MDHQWRPNPRPIQFQPNVCPTCSISHFPFCPPPPFTSHPCWPPHHPNYHLADADRNFKRPRIIDEPFSEDERRLKLIRDHGLNPPQPPHHHGYVTPPLPHHHHQQQQPNQNGFHSDSHLHYPLRGIHHPHQQGPYYHEHAQPHDFRPSINESLHAHEANFPPNQKLNGHYHYPYPPGSSGSFSENMGQMEGSRFFRGQPPLPSSPPPPLPMDPPMKAYFSPPKQPPSLFPVHEPSKQYLGDAQSFLRNQLTAEKPKFVDASHLFRHPHRASRPDHFVIILRGLPGSGKSYLAKMLRDLEIENGGDAPRIHSMDDYFMTEVEKVEDNDASKSSSSGRNKKAVKKKVMEYCYEPEMEEAYRSSMLKAFKKTVEEGDFTFVIVDDRNLRVADFAQFWATAKRSGYEVYILEATYKDPAGCAARNVHGFTQEDIEKMAGQWEDAPSLYMQLDMKSLFHGDDLKQSKILEVDMDMEDDLGEALPAVQGREAETVVNPPVRDDAGPVKDGKRWSAEEEHVMEVRELGKSKWSEDFAEDDIVHTEGMKGNINALSGLIHQYGKEQKSVHWGDQAGNTGFSIGSARKVNALSLVIGPGAGYNLNTNPLPQEDSSTRNSAEPKKNNTFQDRIRAERESFKAVFDRRRHRIGGLNVEDD
- the LOC130711716 gene encoding uncharacterized protein LOC130711716 isoform X2, coding for MDHQWRPNPRPIQFQPNVCPTCSISHFPFCPPPPFTSHPCWPPHHPNYHLADADRNFKRPRIIDEPFSEDERRLKLIRDHGLNPPQPPHHHGYVTPPLPHHHHQQQQPNQNGFHSDSHLHYPLRGIHHPHQQGPYYHEHAQPHDFRPSINESLHAHEANFPPNQKLNGHYHYPYPPGSSGSFSENMGQMEGSRFFRGQPPLPSSPPPPLPMDPPMKAYFSPPKQPPSLFPVHEPSKQYLGDAQSFLRNQLTAEKPKFVDASHLFRHPHRASRPDHFVIILRGLPGSGKSYLAKMLRDLEIENGGDAPRIHSMDDYFMTEVEDNDASKSSSSGRNKKAVKKKVMEYCYEPEMEEAYRSSMLKAFKKTVEEGDFTFVIVDDRNLRVADFAQFWATAKRSGYEVYILEATYKDPAGCAARNVHGFTQEDIEKMAGQWEDAPSLYMQLDMKSLFHGDDLKQSKILEVDMDMEDDLGEALPAVQGREAETVVNPPVRDDAGPVKDGKRWSAEEEHVMEVRELGKSKWSEDFAEDDIVHTEGMKGNINALSGLIHQYGKEQKSVHWGDQAGNTGFSIGSARKVNALSLVIGPGAGYNLNTNPLPQEDSSTRNSAEPKKNNTFQDRIRAERESFKAVFDRRRHRIGGLNVEDD